The Sphingobium aromaticiconvertens genome has a segment encoding these proteins:
- a CDS encoding alpha/beta hydrolase-fold protein, whose amino-acid sequence MRKALIAGLALMIGISGALAQPASPVASPPASTVIEDFKPSTLNQPGQAYPQVNSQGYVRFKVIAPDAKAVRATLGLGGRGGTVLTKAPDGSWIGTSEGPLDQGFHYYHLNVDGGTFNDPGALNFYGSVRWESGIEVPAHDADFYAVKDVPHGRVSQVLFPSPSTGTHRRAFVYTPPGYDANQKERYPVLYLQHGWGEDETAWSNQGHANLIMDNLIAVGKTRPFIIVMTYGMTNDARPGTLPSFDVKPFQTVLVNELVPYVDTHFRTLSDQKHRALAGLSMGGFETKAIAPANLDKFSHIGLFSGGSFSLDDVNKAPGFKDKVKLVFVSFGSRELGGGRGRGPAGTPRPDPRAESDALKKAGYRSVFYVSQDTAHEFLSWRRSLREFAPLLFRD is encoded by the coding sequence ATGAGAAAGGCTTTGATTGCTGGTCTGGCTTTGATGATCGGGATCAGTGGTGCGCTGGCTCAGCCCGCTTCACCTGTCGCTTCCCCGCCCGCGTCCACCGTGATCGAGGATTTCAAGCCTTCCACCCTTAACCAGCCTGGCCAAGCCTATCCTCAGGTTAATTCGCAGGGCTATGTCCGGTTCAAAGTGATCGCACCTGATGCAAAGGCGGTGCGTGCGACACTGGGCCTTGGCGGCCGTGGCGGCACGGTGCTGACCAAGGCGCCCGACGGATCGTGGATCGGCACCTCGGAAGGGCCGCTAGACCAAGGTTTTCATTATTACCATCTGAACGTCGATGGCGGCACCTTCAACGATCCGGGCGCGCTCAATTTCTACGGCAGCGTCCGGTGGGAAAGCGGCATCGAAGTGCCGGCGCACGATGCCGATTTCTACGCGGTCAAGGACGTGCCGCATGGTCGGGTTTCGCAGGTTCTGTTTCCGTCGCCCAGCACGGGCACGCACCGCCGCGCCTTCGTATACACGCCACCCGGCTATGATGCGAACCAGAAGGAACGCTACCCGGTCCTGTATCTGCAGCACGGCTGGGGCGAGGACGAGACCGCCTGGTCCAATCAGGGGCATGCCAACCTCATCATGGACAATTTGATCGCCGTCGGAAAGACGCGGCCGTTCATCATCGTCATGACTTATGGCATGACCAACGATGCGCGGCCCGGAACGCTGCCCAGCTTCGACGTTAAGCCGTTCCAGACAGTGCTGGTCAACGAACTGGTCCCCTATGTCGACACGCACTTCCGCACCCTGTCGGACCAGAAGCATCGCGCGCTCGCGGGCTTGTCAATGGGCGGGTTCGAGACGAAGGCGATCGCACCCGCGAACCTCGACAAATTTTCCCATATCGGGCTGTTCAGCGGGGGTAGCTTCTCACTGGACGACGTTAACAAGGCGCCTGGCTTCAAGGACAAGGTGAAGCTTGTTTTCGTCAGCTTCGGCAGCAGGGAACTGGGTGGCGGCCGCGGCCGCGGGCCTGCCGGAACGCCCCGTCCCGATCCGCGCGCTGAATCTGACGCGCTCAAGAAGGCGGGCTATCGCAGCGTCTTCTATGTGTCACAGGACACGGCGCATGAGTTCCTTTCGTGGCGACGCAGCCTGCGCGAATTCGCACCACTCCTCTTCCGCGATTGA